From Mytilus edulis chromosome 9, xbMytEdul2.2, whole genome shotgun sequence, the proteins below share one genomic window:
- the LOC139488981 gene encoding serine/arginine-rich splicing factor 2-like produces the protein MSYSRPPPNTERMSSLKVDNLTFRTTPEDLRRAFEKYGEVGDIYIPRDRFTRKSRGFAFVRYYDKRDAEDALDSMDRAMLDGRELRVQMARYGRPSNDRRGGRRGGGSYGGGGGRDGDRGRDRDGGGGRYGGGDRGGSSRDRDSRRRSNRSRSRSRSRSRSRSRSDSSRSRSKSRSRSRSRS, from the exons ATGAGTTACTCTCGTCCTCCACCTAACACAGAACGTATGTCATCTCTTAAAGTTGACAATCTCACGTTCAGAACAACACCAGAAGATCTTAGACGCGCCTTTGAGAAGTACGGCGAGGTTGGAGACATTTATATTCCCAGAGATCGTTTCACTAGGAAAAGCAGAGGTTTTGCATTTGTCAG GTACTATGACAAAAGGGATGCAGAAGACGCACTTGATTCAATGGACAGAGCAATGTTAGATGGCAGGGAACTCCGTGTACAGATGGCAAGATATGGACGACCTTCAAATGACCGTAGAGGTGGAAGAAGGGGAGGTGGAAGTTATGGCGGAGGTGGTGGCAGGGATGGAGATCGAGGCAGAGACAGAGATGGAGGAGGAGGTCGATATGGAGGTGGTGACCGTGGTGGTAGCAGTAGGGACAGGGATAGTAGGCGGAGATCTAACAG gTCCAGATCTAGAAGTAGGAGCAGATCTCGATCAAGGAGTCGATCTGACAGTTCCAGAAGTCGTAGCAAGAGTAGGTCTCGCTCtaggtcaaggtcataa